From Onychostoma macrolepis isolate SWU-2019 chromosome 05, ASM1243209v1, whole genome shotgun sequence, one genomic window encodes:
- the nrgna gene encoding neurogranin (protein kinase C substrate, RC3) a translates to MDCRNEGCTQPQDEDIMDIPLDDPAANKAAAKIQAGFRGHMTRKKMKDDKPRDEKQREQK, encoded by the exons ATGGATTGTCGAAAC GAAGGATGCACTCAGCCGCAAGATGAGGACATCATGGACATTCCACTGGATGACCCAGCTGCAAACAAGGCTGCTGCTAAGATTCAAGCTGGTTTTCGAGGTCACATGACCAGGAAGAAAATGAAGGATGACAAGCCTAGAGACGAG AAACAACGAGAGCAGAAGTAG